The Terriglobia bacterium genome includes a region encoding these proteins:
- a CDS encoding GNAT family N-acetyltransferase: protein MNSGRAFREDLPPRGGVHIVIAGEDAVPWRDFVSRFPDAEIGHRWEYLDLLGDVFGHGPLRLVAKRGERWVGILPLVVQKSFLGRFVTSVPYLNYAGVLASDPEARAGLAEEAMEQARRLGADRLELRGREGGDLPIDAWRGKCSYALALDGGTEVLQRGLGAKLRAQIKRPLKEGYAARVDGPGGYGLFYPLLVRKWHELGSPVLPRAFFERLGAVFGDDVSYSIVEKNGQPVAAGALLRSGERVEIPWAASLREHDRFGVNMLVYWTALEFAVARGARVFDFGRSTPGTGNARFKLQWGASESALVWNVFARGRSGRSVEKGDERRSVAAAVWRRLPRSLTSRLGPFLAARIPY from the coding sequence ATGAACTCCGGCCGAGCATTTCGGGAAGATCTCCCGCCACGCGGCGGGGTCCACATCGTGATCGCGGGCGAGGACGCCGTGCCGTGGAGGGATTTCGTCAGCCGCTTCCCGGACGCGGAGATCGGACATCGCTGGGAATACCTCGACCTGCTCGGCGACGTGTTCGGGCACGGACCCTTGCGCCTCGTGGCGAAACGCGGGGAGCGCTGGGTGGGCATTCTGCCCCTCGTCGTCCAGAAGAGCTTCCTCGGCAGGTTCGTGACATCGGTCCCCTACCTCAACTATGCGGGGGTCCTCGCGTCGGACCCCGAAGCGCGTGCCGGCCTCGCGGAGGAAGCGATGGAGCAGGCGCGCAGGCTGGGAGCCGACCGTCTCGAGCTGCGCGGGAGGGAGGGAGGCGATCTTCCCATCGACGCTTGGCGGGGCAAGTGCAGCTACGCACTGGCGCTCGACGGCGGCACGGAGGTGCTGCAGCGGGGCCTCGGTGCGAAACTTCGTGCCCAGATCAAGAGGCCGCTCAAAGAGGGGTACGCCGCGCGGGTGGACGGTCCGGGAGGGTACGGGCTCTTCTACCCCCTCCTCGTCCGGAAATGGCACGAGCTGGGCTCGCCGGTGCTGCCCCGAGCCTTCTTCGAGCGTCTGGGGGCCGTGTTCGGCGACGACGTGTCGTACTCGATCGTCGAGAAGAACGGACAGCCCGTCGCAGCGGGGGCACTGCTGAGAAGCGGGGAGCGCGTGGAGATCCCGTGGGCAGCCTCCCTGCGGGAGCACGACCGGTTCGGCGTCAACATGCTCGTGTACTGGACCGCGCTCGAGTTCGCCGTCGCGCGTGGAGCCCGCGTCTTCGACTTCGGTCGCTCCACTCCCGGGACCGGCAACGCGCGATTCAAGCTCCAGTGGGGCGCGTCGGAATCGGCCCTCGTCTGGAACGTGTTCGCGCGCGGCCGGAGCGGCCGTTCCGTCGAGAAGGGCGATGAGCGGCGCTCCGTCGCCGCAGCGGTGTGGAGGAGGCTGCCGCGGAGCCTGACCTCCCGCCTCGGACCGTTTCTCGCCGCGAGGATCCCCTACTGA
- a CDS encoding glycosyltransferase family 4 protein — protein sequence MTEASCIWYKTNVVLPDGHLAPAAPIRRALSITVLASGDLWGGAETQIFDFARWLPATGVRLRVCLLSRGRLYDALEEAGATVEHLPSPTVYSYPSWIRRLSGDGADVFHLHGYKATILAARPLRARRFAVVKTEHGLPEMHGGFRGWKRALYAILDEIVTRRSVSRVICVSGDVLKHFGSRYPRERCVLIRNGVRLPELSPTSREQARRSLAIPEDSRVLAWIGRLTDVKNPELVVGVASRLQREMPTLRILIAGEGRLRARLERAVADQGLASTVRLTGFLGDLEALYAAADALLFTSLHEGVPYALLEGMARGLPAIATNVGGLKEVIEDGVSGLLVAPSSVEALVRAVRSFFRSPEGRETMGTAARSRIATAFRLDSMVEGTLRCYEDAVAGVPGGSR from the coding sequence TTGACGGAAGCCTCGTGCATCTGGTACAAGACGAACGTCGTGCTCCCCGACGGTCATCTCGCCCCAGCCGCTCCCATCCGACGCGCGCTGTCCATTACCGTGCTGGCCAGCGGGGATCTGTGGGGAGGCGCCGAAACACAGATCTTCGACTTCGCCCGGTGGCTGCCGGCGACGGGCGTCCGGCTACGCGTCTGCCTGCTCTCCAGGGGCCGGCTCTACGACGCCCTCGAGGAGGCTGGCGCGACGGTGGAGCATCTCCCCTCTCCCACCGTCTACTCGTATCCGTCCTGGATCCGGAGGCTGTCCGGCGACGGCGCGGACGTCTTCCACCTGCACGGTTACAAGGCGACGATCCTCGCGGCGCGCCCTTTGCGGGCGAGACGCTTTGCGGTCGTGAAGACGGAACACGGGCTCCCCGAGATGCACGGCGGGTTTCGCGGCTGGAAACGCGCCCTCTATGCCATTCTGGACGAGATCGTCACGCGGCGTTCTGTCTCTCGGGTCATCTGCGTGTCCGGCGACGTGCTGAAGCACTTCGGATCTCGCTATCCGCGGGAACGATGCGTCCTGATTCGCAACGGCGTGCGTCTGCCGGAGCTCTCCCCGACGAGTCGCGAGCAGGCGCGTCGCTCGCTGGCGATCCCGGAGGACAGCCGCGTTCTCGCGTGGATCGGCCGGCTGACCGACGTGAAGAACCCGGAGCTGGTCGTCGGTGTCGCATCCCGCCTCCAGCGGGAGATGCCGACTTTGCGCATCCTGATCGCGGGCGAAGGCCGCCTGCGAGCACGCCTCGAGAGAGCGGTGGCGGACCAGGGGCTGGCGTCCACGGTGCGCCTCACGGGGTTTCTCGGCGACCTGGAAGCGTTGTACGCGGCTGCGGACGCCCTCCTGTTCACGTCCCTCCACGAGGGCGTGCCCTACGCGCTCCTCGAGGGGATGGCGCGCGGGCTTCCGGCGATCGCCACGAACGTCGGCGGGCTGAAGGAAGTGATCGAAGACGGGGTCTCCGGTCTCCTCGTGGCGCCGTCCAGCGTGGAGGCGCTCGTCCGCGCCGTTCGATCGTTCTTCCGATCGCCGGAAGGACGCGAGACCATGGGCACCGCCGCCCGCTCGAGAATCGCGACCGCCTTCCGTCTCGATTCGATGGTGGAGGGTACGCTCAGATGCTACGAGGACGCCGTGGCAGGCGTACCGGGGGGCTCGCGCTGA
- the wecB gene encoding UDP-N-acetylglucosamine 2-epimerase (non-hydrolyzing), translating into MAPVIRVLAEHPQIFDWRICVTAQHRELLDQVLAIFGITSHHDLNIMTPDQDLYDISSRTLSGLRDYLAEEKPDCVLVHGDTTTTFAAALAAFYQKVPVGHVEAGLRTNNRYSPYPEEMNRRLTSAIASLHFAPTSQSCANLLRENVERNDIYVTGNTAIDALHLALSQPHLASLPHLFPQGRRGLLVTAHRRENFGPGIRGICGALRSIATRRSDVHIVYPVHPNPNIRVPVRELLADLANVTLLEPLEYDVFVRLMADSYLVLTDSGGVQEEAPSLGKPVLVLRECTERPEAVAAGTALLAGNSERDIVALTERLLDDSELYESMARAINPYGDGRAAIRIASFLARRSGLGATLASDIGEFGTSPHAR; encoded by the coding sequence ATGGCTCCCGTCATCCGGGTCCTCGCGGAGCATCCCCAGATCTTCGATTGGCGAATCTGCGTGACGGCGCAACACCGCGAACTGCTGGACCAGGTGCTCGCGATCTTCGGCATCACGTCCCATCACGATCTCAACATCATGACGCCGGACCAGGACCTGTACGACATCTCGAGCCGCACCCTGAGCGGCCTCCGGGACTATCTCGCGGAGGAGAAGCCGGACTGCGTCTTGGTGCACGGGGATACCACGACGACGTTCGCTGCAGCTCTCGCAGCGTTCTACCAGAAGGTGCCGGTCGGACATGTCGAGGCGGGGCTCCGCACGAACAACCGATACAGCCCGTACCCCGAGGAGATGAACCGCAGGCTCACGAGCGCAATCGCCAGCCTTCACTTCGCTCCGACATCTCAGAGCTGCGCCAACCTGCTCAGGGAGAACGTCGAACGGAACGACATCTACGTCACGGGAAACACCGCCATCGACGCTCTTCACCTCGCGCTCTCGCAGCCGCATCTCGCCAGCCTGCCCCATCTGTTCCCGCAGGGTCGACGTGGCCTCCTCGTCACCGCGCACCGGAGGGAGAATTTCGGGCCGGGCATCCGCGGCATCTGCGGAGCCCTGCGATCCATCGCGACGAGACGATCCGACGTCCACATCGTCTATCCCGTGCACCCGAATCCGAACATCAGGGTCCCCGTGCGCGAGCTTCTGGCCGACCTGGCGAACGTCACGCTCCTGGAGCCGCTCGAGTACGACGTCTTCGTGCGGCTCATGGCGGACTCGTATCTCGTGCTCACGGATTCGGGCGGCGTGCAGGAGGAGGCGCCCAGCCTGGGGAAGCCCGTCCTCGTGCTCCGGGAGTGCACCGAACGGCCGGAAGCCGTCGCGGCGGGAACGGCCCTGCTCGCCGGGAACTCCGAGCGGGATATCGTTGCGCTCACGGAGCGGCTGCTGGACGACAGCGAGCTGTACGAGTCGATGGCCCGCGCGATCAACCCTTACGGCGACGGGCGGGCAGCCATCAGAATCGCGTCCTTCCTGGCTCGCCGGAGCGGGCTCGGCGCGACGCTCGCGAGCGACATCGGAGAATTCGGGACGTCGCCCCACGCTCGCTGA
- a CDS encoding glycosyltransferase family 4 protein, translating to MNIVAVYAEDYPWDIRVEKLLVGFQNAGHTTHLVCRNRALRPANERVGNILCKRVPAPVLPRALASLISTPAFFNPMWAAAVRRCIRDARPELVVVRDLPLAPLAIRLANSAGIAVIVDMAENHPALWREVCASDPIPLRSWILKNPYLARRMERSVARRAHGFFVVVEEMREHLLALGVPPERVAVVSNTPELMSFDASGGSMPPDTFPPLSPHHVDLLYVGNVTRRRGLHQVVAAMAELREDDPMPRLHVVGDGDYLPRLRELAAKMKLAGRVFFHGRIEFARVPAIFARCHVGVISHLKTEHTDTTIPNKLFDCMACAKPVLVSNATPLERIVTAEDCGRVFRDGDIAGIANQIRALLDPELRRRLGANGRSAVERRYNWGRDMETALAAVQRFTRSPLSSR from the coding sequence ATGAACATCGTCGCGGTCTATGCGGAGGATTATCCTTGGGACATCCGCGTCGAAAAGCTGCTCGTCGGCTTTCAGAACGCCGGTCACACGACGCACCTCGTTTGCCGGAACCGCGCGCTCCGGCCCGCGAACGAGCGCGTCGGCAACATCCTCTGCAAACGGGTGCCGGCACCGGTTCTCCCCAGAGCACTCGCGAGCCTCATCTCGACCCCCGCGTTTTTCAATCCGATGTGGGCCGCTGCGGTCCGACGCTGCATCCGGGACGCCCGGCCGGAACTGGTCGTCGTCCGGGATCTTCCGCTGGCGCCACTCGCCATCCGTCTCGCGAACTCTGCCGGGATCGCGGTGATCGTGGACATGGCCGAGAACCACCCCGCGTTGTGGCGGGAGGTCTGCGCGAGCGACCCGATCCCCTTGCGGTCGTGGATTCTGAAGAACCCGTACCTGGCCCGGAGGATGGAGAGATCCGTCGCGCGGCGGGCCCATGGGTTCTTCGTCGTCGTGGAGGAGATGCGGGAACATCTCCTCGCGCTGGGCGTCCCGCCCGAGCGCGTGGCCGTCGTCTCCAACACCCCGGAGCTGATGTCGTTCGACGCGTCAGGAGGATCGATGCCTCCGGATACGTTTCCGCCCCTCTCGCCCCATCACGTGGACCTGCTCTACGTCGGGAACGTCACGCGCCGGCGAGGTCTCCATCAGGTCGTGGCCGCCATGGCCGAGCTCCGGGAGGACGACCCGATGCCGAGGCTGCACGTCGTCGGGGATGGAGACTACCTCCCCCGCTTGCGCGAGCTGGCCGCGAAGATGAAGCTGGCCGGTCGTGTCTTCTTCCATGGGCGGATCGAATTCGCCCGTGTGCCCGCCATCTTCGCACGCTGTCACGTCGGGGTCATCTCTCATCTGAAGACGGAACACACCGACACGACGATCCCGAACAAATTGTTCGATTGCATGGCATGCGCCAAACCGGTTCTGGTCTCGAACGCGACGCCGCTCGAGCGGATCGTGACCGCCGAGGACTGTGGGCGGGTATTCCGGGACGGTGACATCGCAGGAATCGCGAACCAGATCCGAGCCCTGCTGGATCCCGAGCTGCGCCGGAGGCTCGGCGCGAACGGCCGTTCTGCGGTGGAACGCCGTTACAACTGGGGCCGTGACATGGAGACCGCCCTCGCAGCCGTCCAGAGGTTCACGCGATCGCCGCTGTCCAGCCGATAG
- a CDS encoding right-handed parallel beta-helix repeat-containing protein — protein sequence MQDTARILGSILPVALLTLVGGLVGGLCETQAATYYVDGGCQYSGNGLADQCASAAGQPGAKKAGTELNAILNSAACGDTVVIKGAHGSFNGIYSNPAASHASNFENGAFNVAGKNCTSSAPLIIEGADRNNKPRLCHHADCSYSTEEVPAVYMHGSTAYVVLDGLRVDGVTYVYAEGRGTIHDVEIRYCEFTTGMINDGNFGTLYVLGATNAWIHHNYFHDLVLGPSSSFEVFYRTYRDTSHIVEYNTFRRGSGVTPDAAIYFKESPRNSHIRYNDIEGGISVHFQRDSLAPTGTQVYGNVLHEGPGFSCGGSGGGGGTIRPTIQWSGDMPDGFAYNNTFVGTRNEVFDTRCTNGNPQLSVTAYNNITVGSMTCPNVSDCTSDSAVAFAICMSPSWGNRAAYNLNHNIYPAGAHFQGGGTSFTSLASWAAQVGGGEAGSQTAACSFVSNTWPGDYHIAAGTPCKTASSTGGEVGAYGCTTCPNYTGCVGHTCGATAPTPVCGNGVKEGSEVCDGSDLGGATCSSQGFYCGTLQCNSTCTGLVTASCVSGGCGDGQIQSACGEHCDGSALGGQSCQGLGFEGGTLTCSSGCAFVTSACTSASPSLECANWQTAHPDWIWCDDFEYANDSALLSSYDDSGVAYSSPLPAMGVSSADRYAGSKSLRFHYVTGAVDVGYLWRHFGRNPAGSNYSNATDFTDVYWRFYMKLQAGWTGQPQKITRGSGFYRSDRSQTFVAHFWQDQNPQGNGTSLDPVSCVSGSTPACSGYNNLNNFTWLGERDGADRHFYDTANAGVWRCMEFHAKLNTPGASDGVQEYWIDGALQAGRNDLNFRGSYAGYGINAVQIEAYWNSGAAATEDKYYDNFVISRQRIGCSSAPMDTTPPADVQNVTRTDKK from the coding sequence ATGCAGGACACGGCACGGATCCTCGGCTCGATTCTCCCGGTCGCGCTGCTCACCCTCGTCGGGGGGCTCGTCGGGGGTCTCTGCGAGACGCAGGCCGCCACCTACTACGTGGACGGCGGTTGTCAGTACAGCGGCAACGGCCTCGCGGACCAGTGTGCTTCTGCTGCCGGCCAGCCCGGTGCCAAGAAAGCAGGCACGGAGCTCAATGCCATCCTCAACTCCGCAGCCTGCGGCGACACCGTTGTGATCAAGGGCGCGCACGGTTCCTTCAACGGAATCTACTCGAACCCAGCAGCATCCCATGCCAGTAACTTCGAAAACGGCGCCTTCAACGTTGCAGGCAAGAACTGCACCTCGAGCGCCCCGTTGATCATCGAGGGTGCCGATCGCAACAACAAGCCCCGTTTGTGTCACCACGCGGATTGCAGCTACAGCACCGAGGAGGTGCCAGCCGTCTACATGCACGGCAGCACCGCGTATGTGGTGCTGGACGGGCTCAGGGTGGATGGCGTGACCTACGTTTACGCGGAAGGGCGTGGCACGATTCACGACGTCGAGATTCGATATTGCGAGTTCACGACCGGGATGATCAACGACGGCAACTTCGGCACGCTCTACGTTCTCGGGGCCACCAACGCTTGGATCCATCACAACTACTTCCACGATCTGGTGCTGGGGCCGTCCAGCAGCTTCGAAGTTTTCTACAGGACCTACCGCGATACGAGCCACATTGTCGAGTACAACACTTTTCGGCGTGGCAGTGGCGTCACACCCGATGCTGCCATCTATTTCAAAGAATCGCCCAGGAACAGCCACATTCGGTACAACGACATCGAAGGTGGCATCAGTGTTCACTTTCAGCGAGACTCGCTTGCTCCCACCGGCACGCAAGTCTACGGCAACGTCTTGCATGAGGGGCCTGGCTTCAGCTGTGGTGGCAGCGGCGGTGGCGGGGGCACGATCCGTCCTACGATACAATGGTCGGGGGATATGCCCGATGGCTTTGCGTACAACAACACGTTCGTCGGCACACGAAACGAGGTGTTTGACACCAGGTGCACCAACGGCAATCCTCAACTGTCAGTAACTGCTTACAACAACATCACCGTCGGCTCCATGACGTGTCCCAATGTCAGTGATTGTACGTCGGATAGTGCCGTCGCGTTTGCCATTTGCATGTCACCTAGTTGGGGAAATCGCGCTGCTTACAATCTCAACCACAACATCTACCCCGCAGGCGCACACTTCCAGGGTGGCGGCACGAGTTTCACCTCACTCGCTAGTTGGGCTGCACAGGTCGGAGGCGGGGAGGCGGGTTCGCAGACCGCTGCGTGTTCATTCGTCAGCAACACATGGCCCGGTGACTATCACATCGCGGCAGGTACACCTTGCAAGACCGCTTCCAGCACCGGCGGCGAGGTGGGAGCCTACGGTTGCACCACGTGTCCCAACTACACGGGCTGTGTCGGGCACACCTGCGGGGCGACCGCCCCGACCCCGGTTTGCGGCAACGGCGTCAAGGAGGGGAGCGAGGTCTGCGACGGTAGCGATCTGGGCGGGGCGACCTGCTCCTCTCAGGGCTTCTACTGCGGCACGCTGCAGTGCAACAGCACCTGCACCGGCCTCGTGACCGCGTCGTGCGTCTCGGGCGGCTGCGGGGACGGCCAGATCCAATCGGCCTGCGGCGAGCATTGCGACGGCTCGGCTCTCGGTGGCCAGTCCTGCCAGGGGCTCGGCTTCGAGGGCGGGACCCTGACCTGCTCCTCGGGCTGCGCGTTCGTGACGTCGGCCTGCACTTCGGCTTCGCCGAGCCTCGAATGCGCGAACTGGCAGACGGCGCATCCCGACTGGATCTGGTGCGACGATTTCGAGTACGCCAACGACAGCGCGCTCCTGTCGAGCTACGACGATTCGGGCGTGGCGTACAGCAGCCCGCTTCCGGCCATGGGCGTCTCCTCCGCCGACCGTTACGCCGGCTCGAAGTCCCTCCGCTTCCACTACGTCACCGGAGCAGTGGACGTCGGCTATCTCTGGCGCCACTTCGGAAGGAACCCGGCGGGGTCGAACTACAGCAACGCCACCGACTTCACCGACGTGTACTGGCGCTTCTACATGAAGCTCCAGGCGGGCTGGACGGGGCAGCCGCAGAAGATCACGCGCGGCTCCGGTTTCTACCGCTCGGACCGGTCGCAGACCTTCGTCGCGCACTTCTGGCAGGACCAGAATCCGCAAGGCAACGGAACGTCCCTGGACCCGGTGTCCTGCGTGAGCGGCTCGACACCGGCGTGCAGCGGGTACAACAACCTCAACAACTTCACCTGGCTCGGCGAGCGTGACGGGGCGGATCGCCACTTCTACGACACCGCCAATGCCGGCGTCTGGCGGTGCATGGAGTTTCACGCCAAGCTGAACACGCCGGGGGCGTCGGATGGCGTGCAGGAATACTGGATCGACGGCGCCCTTCAGGCCGGCCGAAACGACCTGAACTTCCGCG
- a CDS encoding DegT/DnrJ/EryC1/StrS family aminotransferase translates to MRLVPPVAVPFGVTRIFLAALRRSAAGEAGFAEMLASRIGARGATLFGSGRAAVAAALRSLANEGRDEVVVPAYTCWSVPAAVVRCGLRVRLADVDPMTLDYERSSLLAQPTGRMSAAIGAHLFARTSDLTWLVDYFRKHDPRVRVIEDAAQAWPDRSSREVSAVVLSFGRGKPLPLGGGGALVRFGGDGAPASAVRGGGWSGALSLAATSVLQIPALFGLLEPLPFLEIGSTAYDPEFPADAPFRAWQDRLGRSVLAELEALTETRTRNASALAQAVESSRRWRLPAAARMPGPLRLPALAPSRPARDEVIARLRRLGVGASAMYPGTLADIPALREHLANPDEPIPGANALADTLLTLPCHPGLGSRGLIRVRESFERASRDVGA, encoded by the coding sequence ATGAGGTTGGTCCCGCCGGTCGCCGTTCCCTTCGGGGTGACGCGGATCTTCCTCGCCGCGCTCCGACGCAGCGCGGCAGGCGAGGCCGGCTTCGCGGAGATGCTCGCGAGTCGGATCGGCGCTCGCGGCGCAACCCTTTTCGGAAGCGGCCGCGCCGCCGTCGCCGCCGCGTTGCGGTCCCTGGCGAACGAAGGTCGAGACGAGGTCGTCGTTCCCGCGTACACGTGCTGGTCCGTCCCGGCCGCAGTCGTGCGTTGCGGCCTCCGGGTTCGTCTGGCCGACGTGGACCCCATGACCCTGGACTACGAACGCTCGTCGCTTCTGGCTCAGCCCACGGGACGCATGTCCGCCGCGATCGGCGCCCATCTCTTCGCACGGACAAGCGACTTGACGTGGCTCGTCGACTACTTCAGGAAGCACGACCCCAGAGTGCGGGTGATCGAGGACGCGGCCCAGGCCTGGCCGGACCGGAGCTCCCGTGAGGTTTCCGCGGTGGTGCTCTCCTTCGGTCGCGGCAAGCCGCTCCCGCTGGGGGGTGGCGGAGCGCTCGTCCGGTTCGGCGGCGACGGGGCGCCGGCATCCGCGGTGCGGGGAGGCGGCTGGAGCGGAGCCCTGTCGCTTGCGGCGACGTCGGTCCTCCAAATCCCCGCGCTGTTCGGGCTGCTCGAGCCCCTCCCGTTTCTGGAAATCGGGAGCACCGCCTACGATCCGGAATTCCCGGCCGATGCCCCGTTCCGCGCATGGCAGGATCGCCTCGGCCGCAGCGTCCTCGCGGAGCTCGAGGCGCTGACCGAGACCCGGACGCGAAACGCGTCGGCTCTGGCGCAAGCCGTCGAGTCGAGCCGGCGCTGGCGGCTCCCCGCAGCCGCACGAATGCCGGGACCCTTGCGACTTCCTGCACTGGCCCCGTCCCGACCGGCTCGAGACGAGGTGATCGCGCGCCTGCGCCGTTTGGGCGTCGGGGCCAGCGCGATGTATCCGGGCACACTGGCCGACATCCCGGCGCTTCGCGAGCATCTCGCCAACCCCGACGAGCCGATCCCCGGGGCAAACGCGCTCGCGGACACGCTGCTGACCCTTCCCTGCCATCCGGGACTCGGATCGCGAGGACTGATCCGCGTGCGCGAGTCGTTCGAGCGCGCGTCAAGGGACGTCGGAGCCTGA